In a single window of the Pseudomonas entomophila genome:
- a CDS encoding TerC family protein: MEWLADPTAWLGLLTLIVLELVLGIDNLVFIAILADKLPPHQRDRARVIGLSLALIMRLGLLASISWMVTLTAPLIDIFGKTFSGRDLIMLFGGVFLLFKATMELHERLEGHVAQSGGVARHAAFWPIVAQIVVLDAVFSLDAVITAVGMVEQLSVMMIAVIFSIGIMIVASKPLTRFVNAHPTVIMLCLGFLMMIGFSLTAEGLGFHIPKGYLYAAIGFSLLIELFNQLARARRKRSLQQHRPLRERTAHAVLRLMGGRRVEADELGEEIADLVEGGDEHVVFDRRERVMISGVLNLAERPIRTLMTVRAKVDVIDLSQPTEAITQVLVSSSYSRLPLIRDGRIEEPLGFVHKKELLRELLAGNQPDLENLARAPLNLLESFSILNALEQMRGQSTHIAFVVNEFGDFTGVLTMTDILESIAGELPDASEVEGPGVIEEEGGFVVSGALNLAQIQARTGFAARATEDYQTLAGLVMSLLDRLPMVGDRLAWNGWTLTVVAVEERRVRQVRLTPSADAGAAGA; this comes from the coding sequence ATGGAATGGCTAGCCGACCCCACGGCCTGGCTGGGCCTGTTGACGCTGATCGTCCTCGAACTGGTGCTGGGTATCGACAACCTGGTGTTCATTGCCATCCTGGCGGACAAGCTGCCGCCGCATCAGCGCGACCGCGCGCGGGTGATCGGCCTGTCGTTGGCGCTGATCATGCGCCTGGGCCTGCTGGCCAGCATCTCGTGGATGGTGACCCTGACCGCGCCGTTGATCGATATCTTCGGCAAGACCTTCTCCGGCCGTGACCTGATCATGCTGTTCGGTGGTGTGTTCCTGCTGTTCAAGGCCACCATGGAGCTGCACGAACGCCTGGAAGGGCATGTCGCCCAGTCGGGTGGTGTGGCGCGTCATGCCGCCTTCTGGCCGATCGTGGCGCAGATCGTGGTGCTCGACGCGGTGTTCTCGCTGGACGCGGTGATCACCGCGGTGGGCATGGTCGAACAGCTGTCGGTGATGATGATCGCGGTGATCTTCTCCATCGGCATCATGATCGTCGCCAGCAAGCCGCTGACCCGCTTCGTCAACGCTCACCCGACGGTGATCATGCTGTGCCTGGGCTTCCTGATGATGATCGGCTTCAGCCTGACCGCCGAGGGCCTGGGCTTCCATATCCCCAAAGGCTATCTGTACGCGGCCATTGGTTTCTCGCTGCTGATCGAGCTGTTCAACCAGCTGGCCCGTGCCCGCCGCAAGCGCAGCCTGCAGCAGCATCGGCCGCTGCGTGAACGCACCGCCCACGCCGTGTTGCGCCTGATGGGCGGGCGGCGGGTGGAGGCCGACGAACTGGGCGAGGAGATCGCCGACCTGGTCGAGGGTGGTGACGAGCACGTGGTCTTCGACCGCCGCGAGCGGGTGATGATCAGCGGCGTGCTGAACCTGGCCGAGCGGCCGATCCGCACGTTGATGACCGTGCGCGCCAAGGTCGACGTGATCGACCTGTCGCAGCCCACCGAGGCTATAACCCAGGTACTGGTCAGCTCGTCGTACTCGCGCCTGCCGCTGATTCGCGATGGCCGGATCGAGGAACCGCTGGGCTTCGTGCACAAGAAGGAGCTGCTCAGGGAGCTGCTGGCCGGCAATCAGCCGGACCTGGAAAACCTGGCGCGGGCGCCGCTCAACCTGCTGGAGAGCTTCAGCATCCTCAACGCCCTGGAGCAGATGCGCGGGCAATCCACGCACATTGCTTTCGTGGTCAACGAGTTCGGTGACTTCACCGGTGTGCTGACCATGACCGACATCCTCGAGTCGATTGCCGGCGAACTGCCGGACGCCAGCGAGGTCGAGGGGCCGGGCGTAATCGAGGAGGAGGGCGGCTTCGTGGTCAGTGGCGCACTCAACCTGGCCCAGATCCAGGCGCGGACCGGCTTCGCCGCCCGCGCCACCGAGGACTACCAGACCCTCGCGGGCCTGGTGATGAGCCTGCTGGATCGCTTGCCGATGGTCGGCGACCGGCTGGCCTGGAACGGCTGGACCCTGACCGTGGTCGCGGTGGAGGAGCGACGGGTACGCCAGGTGCGCCTTACACCGAGCGCCGACGCTGGCGCAGCAGGTGCTTGA